DNA sequence from the Nitrospinaceae bacterium genome:
TACTCTTCTCGAATTTCTGTGGCGTCATCGGGGCTCTCGGCATTTCGCAACACTTCGGCTTTCAAGCGATCCGCTCTCGAATACAGGCTCCACCAGTAAAGTAACATCGATCCCAAGACAACAACGTAGGCGGCAACGACATAGCCCATATTATCTCTCCCTCGATTCGCGAATGCTCTCGGCTTGATCAATAAGATGCCCCACTGCAACGCGGCGTCTTACAAAGTAAATGAACACAAGGGTAAACGCCACCAAAGAAGCCCAGAGCGCAACATGCATGGAAGTGGGAAGCTCGCTCATTCCACCCGAGCGCATCACCACGGGGCCCGGATGGAGCGTCCGCCACCACTTCACCGACATATGAACAATCGGCACATCCAGAAAACCAACAATCCCAAGCACGGCAGCGAATCGCGCTCGTTGCTCCCGATCCGTCAAATAAGAGCGGAGCATGAGATAGCCAACATATATCAGCCACAAAATCAGGGATGTCGTCAGCCGTGCGTCCCATGTCCACCACACACCCCAAACGGGACGAGCCCAAATTGGACCAGTGATAAGAACAAGCGTACAAAACAGCACACCCACCTCCGCACAGGCATACGCACGCCCGTCATCGGCAAGTTTGCGCCAGATTAAATATCTGATCGAAAAAACGAACACCAAGAAAAAAGCGAAAAATGCGATCCAGGCCGAGGGCACATGAACATAGAAAATCCGCTGCGCCTCGCCCTGCCGTGCCGTCGGGGCGATGAAGAAATCCGCATACACCGCAAATACCAACAACGCCATTCCGGCCAGGGCTATCCATCGGTCCACACCCTCATCCCGAGCCCAAATTACCCAGGCGAGAGCGAAAAAGGCCACAACAAAAAGCAATTCATAGAGACCCAAAACATATCCCCCAAAACATTGAGCAAGAAAGAGGAATTCTTCTACTGTATTACATTCGGCCATCCGGCCTGATTAGCAATAAGTGAAAAACGCTAGACGCCCCCTCACTCCTCCAGCATAAATTCGAACGTGACCGCCGAGACGGCGATAAAAATTAAGTCAAAAGCCATGAGCAATTTCACCCAGTCTCCTGCCTCATCCCATCCAGCGCCTCCTAGAATCGCTGCCGTCGCCTTCACCGCAGCAATCAAAACCGGCACGAGAAGCGGAAACAAAAGAACGGGCAACAAAGCGTCCCGCGCGCGCGTGCGCGCCGTCATGGCAGCAAACAAAGTTCCCACTGCAGAGATGCCAGCCGTAGCTATGAAAGCCACGAGGGAAAGCATCCCTATATTTTCCCACACCTGGGCTCGATAGAATACGGCTAGCGCGGCAAAACCGACAATCTCCATGATGGCGACAAGAAAAAAAATCGCAAGCATTTTGCCGAAAAACAGGGCCGATGGATCTGCTGGGCTCAGCCGCATCGCCGAAAAACCATTACCCTCACGCTCGATACCCATGGATCGCGAAAAACCAATGACTGATGAGAACAGAAACGCC
Encoded proteins:
- the ccsA gene encoding cytochrome c biogenesis protein CcsA; translation: MAECNTVEEFLFLAQCFGGYVLGLYELLFVVAFFALAWVIWARDEGVDRWIALAGMALLVFAVYADFFIAPTARQGEAQRIFYVHVPSAWIAFFAFFLVFVFSIRYLIWRKLADDGRAYACAEVGVLFCTLVLITGPIWARPVWGVWWTWDARLTTSLILWLIYVGYLMLRSYLTDREQRARFAAVLGIVGFLDVPIVHMSVKWWRTLHPGPVVMRSGGMSELPTSMHVALWASLVAFTLVFIYFVRRRVAVGHLIDQAESIRESRER
- a CDS encoding ABC transporter permease is translated as MNYFFAIVWAVLEKDIRVEIRTRESLLVMLVFALLVLTIFSFAFGPGQGGKEAAPTQAGILWVAFLFSSVIGFSRSMGIEREGNGFSAMRLSPADPSALFFGKMLAIFFLVAIMEIVGFAALAVFYRAQVWENIGMLSLVAFIATAGISAVGTLFAAMTARTRARDALLPVLLFPLLVPVLIAAVKATAAILGGAGWDEAGDWVKLLMAFDLIFIAVSAVTFEFMLEE